Proteins encoded by one window of Lathyrus oleraceus cultivar Zhongwan6 chromosome 1, CAAS_Psat_ZW6_1.0, whole genome shotgun sequence:
- the LOC127110072 gene encoding cyclin-dependent kinase D-3, with amino-acid sequence MAELDPSKKVADRYLKREVLGEGTYGVVYKAIDTQTGQTVAIKKIRIGKQKEGVNFTALREIKLLKELNDPNIIELIDCFPHKGNLHLVFEFMETDLEAVIRDRNIFLSPGDIKSYLQMTFKGLAHCHKKWILHRDMKPNNLLIGPNGQLKLADFGLARIFGSPDRRFTHQVFARWYRAPELLFGTKQYGPGVDVWAAACIFAELLLRRPFLQGSSDMDQLGKIFAAFGTPSPSQWSDMVYLPDYVEYQYVPAPPLRSLFPMASEDALDLLSKMFTYDPKERISVQQALEHRYFTCPPPPTDPDKLPRPAPKKEIKESDLNPREGPTVLSPPRKTRRVMPGRDGLEGSSLQGDKVDDTHSNRKQAAGENNTGKNDPAPMSLDFSIFGLKPPNRPTINSADRSHLKRKLDLEFQ; translated from the exons ATGGCAGAATTAGATCCGTCTAAGAAAGTAGCTGATAGGTATCTCAAACGTGAGGTCCTTGGTGAAGGTACCTATGGTGTCGTTTACAAAGCCATTGATACCCAG ACAGGACAGACGGTTGCAATTAAGAAGATTAGGATTGGCAAGCAGAAAGAAGGGGTGAATTTTACAGCTCTTAGAGAAATCAAATTGCTTAAAGAGCTCAATGATCCAAATATAATTGAGTTGATTGATTGCTTCCCACATAAAGGGAATTTGCATCTTGTGTTTGAATTCATGGAAACAGACCTTGAAGCTGTCATAAGAGACCGAAATATTTTCCTTTCACCGGGTGATATCAAATCTTACCTTCAAATGACGTTTAAAGGTCTTGCTCATTGTCACAAAAAATGGATATTGCATAG GGATATGAAACCTAATAATTTGTTGATAGGACCTAATGGACAGCTGAAACTTGCTGATTTTGGTTTAGCACGAATATTTGGAAGCCCGGATCGCAGGTTCACTCATCAG GTGTTTGCACGGTGGTATAGAGCACCTGAGCTATTATTTGGTACAAAGCAGTATGGCCCAGGAGTAGATGTTTGGGCTGCAGCCTGTATATTTGCTGAGCTTCTTCTTCGTCGACCCTTTTTGCAG GGTTCAAGTGATATGGACCAATTAGGAAAGATTTTTGCAGCATTTGGAACTCCATCTCCTTCTCAGTGGTCTGATATGGTATACCTTCCTGATTATGTTGAATATCAATATGTGCCTGCCCCTCCTCTGCGTTCTTTATTTCCAATGGCAAGTGAGGATGCTTTAGACTTGTTGTCTAAGATGTTTACATATGACCCAAAGGAACGAATTTCAGTGCAGCAGGCATTAGAACACAG ATACTTTACTTGTCCTCCTCCGCCCACAGATCCAGATAAGCTTCCAAGACCCGCCCCTAAGAAAGAAATTAAGGAGTCAGATTTGAATCCACGTGAGGGTCCCACAGTCTTATCACCTCCTAGAAAGACTAGGAGAGTAATGCCAGGGCGTGATGGTCTTGAAGGAAGTTCATTGCAAGGAGATAAGGTTGATGATACTCATTCTAACCGGAAACAGGCCGCTGGTGAAAATAATACCGGGAAGAATGATCCTGCACCAATGTCACTAGATTTTTCTATCTTTGGATTAAAGCCTCCAAATAGACCAACAATTAACAG TGCTGACAGATCACATTTAAAAAGAAAATTAGATCTAGAATTCCAGTAA